ctcccgcgttgtgcgtATCCATTGAAATATTTGTCTTAAatctcataactcacacgtatattcgtgagtgggtcCAAAGACCCATAAAAgcttcatattctaatgggatcgggctgaatgTCCCTGCAACACTCTCataggatcgggtcattcgcctcggtagtatcatgtaacacactcttatgggatcgggacattcgcctcggcaagataTTGTAactcactcttatgggattgggccgttcgtctcggcagtatcatgtaacacactcttatgggatcagatcATTCTCCTCGATaagatattgtaacacactcttatgtgATCACGCCTTTCGCTtcggcagtatcatgtaacacactcttatgggatcgggtcattcgcctctgtaggatatcgtaacacactcttatgggattcgaccgttcgccttggcagtatcatgtatcatattcttatgggatcgggccgttcgcctcatcATTTCTGTaaaaccactcttatgggatcaggccgctCGCCTAGGCAAAATCGTAATACTTGATTAGAAGTCTGCGTACTCATGAATTTTTGAaacttgagatgtgaccgttgATCTGGTGTTGACCATTACGTACTCCATTTGAGAGATATCCAGTATTTGAGGAATTTGTGTTCACTGTTCAGTTGTAGACCATATTATTTGCCTATATCTGTATTCATTGTTTACTTACCATatttcatacttgtctacttatttatatttgctttactggaccactagtaagtgtcaatgtcgacccctcatcactgcctctttggggttaggctagatatttactcagttcgtgttgatttacgtactcatgctgcacttctgtatTAAATGTGCacgatctgacaggttcatttggtggtcatttgggcgcGTAGGTGAAACTGCAGAGAAgatttatggtgagctgcatttccatGCTACGATTCGCAGCACACCGAGTTTCCATCATAAATATTTACTTTATCAtgtctatcttgtattccagacagatgttgtattgttattgtactttctagtagatgctcatgcatttgtgacatatgattttgggggttcctagtggATGTTCATTGTAGTTCACGTTATTAGTGTCATTTCACTTTATGATTTATATTCGGAATTTGGTAAAGGAAAGCACAGGTTTCTAAGAGTGCCGGATTTTATcctatttatttaatgaaatttctgattttaagaaaaaaatttaaaagggATAATTAATTAgattgttcactgttggcttgtctaacgacgacgttgggcgcaatcacggcctatagtgaattttgggtcgtaacattaAACATGTCACAATGTTCGAATGGCTATAAAAGCTTTTCATTGAGAatagaattgaaaatttaagttaaataatttttaaatttaaaaagagaTCATTATTTTTGGAATggattaaaaagaaaataggttcacataaagttaAACGTATGGAGTAGAAAAGATCACTGCCTTAACGAATAATAGCTTCAACCCGTATTCTCCGAGCATAATACATTACGATTCAATATCACTTAATAAATTAAATAATGCAGCATTAAAATATGAAGTTTCTTAATCCATAACAGCGAAACTATTATCACTCATACACATGAAATTTCACCTAAAAATGATAATGTTTCATACTAACGGTTTAATATTTTTAACCATAAAACAAAAAGAGGAGACAACGTCACTTGTGACAATAGAAGTGGCAACTACTTATTGAAGTAAGGTCGAAAGTATTACTGTCCTGGTCTTTGAAGAATAGTAAAACCCACCGTAAATATATAATACCCCAACCCGCTACTAATGATATTGTTTGCTTTGAGGTTAAATTCGTGCGTATTTAAAATGCGTCACTAAGGTTTAAGACTTGTTAATTTATATATACTCAACATTCTACTTGTGTTTTGCTGATGTGGTACTCTGTCTAAAATATGGGGTATTACATACACCCTCTCTTATGTACTCAACGTTCTTGCTGAGGTTTGCTCCATCACATGGGATTCGTCTAGAGTCAGCACTGAGGTTTACCCCGCCTAACCGGGATTCGCCTAAACTCAGTTGAACTCTAACCTATCATCGGCAAGGCTGACACAagagtggctctgataccatctgtAACACCTCATCCCGCTAatgatattgtccgctttggaCCTAAACTCGTATGGCTTTAAAACGCGTCACTAGGAtctaaggcttgttaacttatatacccaacaTCCCTCTTGTGTTTTGCTGATGTAGGACTCTGTCTAAAATATGGGGTGTTACACCCACATCCAATTAGGTCAAGATAACTTCTTCAAGAAAACGAATATTTCCTTTCTAATCCTAACATATTACATTTACACAGTTTATATAATTGTAATAGCTCAACTCACTAGTGATTATTCGCTTTGCCCCTGTATCTCACACAAGGTCTAAGGCTTGTTTTTTTGTCGAATTTGCTTATATATGTTGACCCTCTCTTAGGGACTGAATGTCCTTATTGTTTGTGTCCACCACCCTCTCAAAGACGTGAGATTTGCGTAAATTCGGTTAAATATTTAGGTTTACCCCATTATCATCCAAAGTTACACACAGAGTGACTTTGATGTCATCTTTAATTGATAACTCACTAGTGATATTCTTCATTTTGAATCTAGGCCAACTCGACTTTACAAAGGTTTTAACACTTTTCTCCCTATATTCCCGACATCTCGCATATTAAAATAACCTAATTACTTTATTTCTTTTCCATTTCAAAGATCTTCATCTTTTTTTCCATATACCAAACATCTTCATCTTTTTTTTCCTCACACCAAAGATTTTAATATTGACTACACTTTTTTCAGCATTTGGGCAAATATTTCTGTAAAATTAGGAACACGTTGGGTAGACTATCTGACTTTTCATAAAAGATCATTTACCTTATATGAACATTTGTTTTAATGACAAATCACTCAAAATTAAATAACAATAGTGTTTTGACACGTTTAAAATAGTTCACCAAGAAAAATTACGTATACGAGTAAAAGATAGAATTTGCCTTTTCCATATTTAAATAGTAGGTCAATACTTGGTAAGAATGGCGGCCGCGCGTCTGCATAATATTTTTCTTATATAAATACTACGAAGGATAACTCATGCTACGCATGGGCCCAATAACACTATGCTTAGATTGTGCTAATTAGTATGTGTATATTTTCTTCTTAATTTATATGCACGGGtaatataaaattttacttaAAATATCAAGTTATTAAAATAGTTATGGATAGTTTCTTAGACGATGCTATCTCGTTCAAAATAAGTGTTTTTAAGTTTTTGACACACTCATTAAGAGAATAATTTAATAGCATTAATATAATCGTTATTTAACTAAGTTATCCTTCATATCTTCTTTAAATTAGTCTTTGTATATCATCATATTTTGTAGATCATTTATTGGTTCAAGGATAGTTTGAAAAATTGCCTTCTTGGATTTTCAAAGTGATAATTACTTTTGCCAAATTATTttagctaaaataaaatatatttttgatcATAGGGATATTTACAACTTAAATATTATCAAATTTATATTCCATTCTTAGAAATTGAAAGAGCATAATCCAGATTGCCATCTTTTATGACAAATATGTTTTCAAGACAAAACAGtataaaaatattaatattttaggAAATCAGataaaaatttaaacaaataattttcgGTAATTAATGGTGCTGCAAGTTAAAACGTTGTTGCATAGTTCAGTGGGTGTGACAGAGATGGTGCAAACCGTTATGTTGAAATAATAATTACtcaattttttcttttcaaatagaaTTTATGTGCAAACACAATTTTAACtttcaattatatttttctaactttaagtaatttatttttcaactttGTGAAATATTTGTCCAAATGCCAACAATAAATGTGTGCTTATACAATGCTTCTCTCATCCCCAAATAAAATTTGATTGATAAAAAATTTATAGTAACAAATAAATGATATTATTAAAgtacataaatattaaaaaactaCATAAAATAAAACTATAAAATATAACTTGTAAAGCTGAAAAATAGAATGTCGTGCCTGCATTTTGGGCCAAATAGTGTACAAAAGTGTGATGATAATTGATGTAATAATATACAAAAGCAGGGGCAAATAGATGTTCTATTAAAGCAGGGGCAAAACTATTATTGGTGAAGCAGGCATGTCAGCAAAGTAGAAACgcaaagggtatttttgtcaaTTCACTGGACGACCCTAAGCTCCTCTTAGCCGCTTCTATAATAGTAAGGTAATGTGCTCTCTGCTGCTACTTTCATAATTATCTATCCCAGAATCATACAAAATACTAGCAAATATTGTCCTATTAGCCATGGCTTTTATGTTGCCAACAGTGATTTTTGCTCTTGTTATATTATTCATCTTCCATAAGTTACTAAATATCAAGAACGAGAAGAAACTAAATATCAAGAACAAGAAGAAACTTCCTCCTGGCCCAAAAGGGCTTCCCATATTAGGACATCTCCATCTTTTAGGTGAAAATCCAACCCAAGATTTCTACAAATTATCCAAAAAACATGGTCCTATTATGTACCTTAAATTAGGATTAGTACCAACTTATGTTATATCTTCTCCTGAATCAGCTGAAAAAATCCTCAAAACATATGATCATGTCTTTGCTAGTAGGCCTCATAATGAGACAGCTCAATACATCTCTTATGGCCAAAGGAATTTGATTTTTTCTAAGTATGGAGCTTATTGGCGTAACATGAGAAAATTATGCACAGTTCACTTGTTGAGTAACCACAAGATTAACTCGTATCGATCAACTAGAAGTGAAGAAGTTGCCCTTATGATCAAATCAATTAAACCATCAGCTCAAGATGGTGTTGTTGTTGATCTTagtgcaaaggtttcatcattGAGTGCCAACTTGAGTTGCTTAATGGTTTTTGGAAAAAAATTTATGGATGAGGATTTAGACAAAAGGGGGTTTAAATCTTTAGTCCAAGAGGTTACACATTTAGCTGCAACACCAAATCTTGgtgattttttccctttttttggtGTTATTGACATCCAAGGACTTACGCGTCGTATGAAGGATATTTCTAAGGTATTTGATGAATTTGTTGAGAAGATTATTGATGAACATGTCCAGACTACAGACCAGAAGAAAACTAAGGATTTTGTAGATACTATGATGTCCATTATGCAATCTGGAGAAGCAGAGTTTCAGTTTGATCGTCGCCATGTCAAAGCTGTCCTGCTGGTACGTTCATTTACAATCTGAAATTTAAATTGTACTATAGCACTATTTTTAGTCAACTTAACTCGTGTAACGGTCGACAATCAATCAACAGAACCTCAATTGCTAcggctatatgaatcctttaTATTTGTAGATAATTcgtcataattaaattattttcaatgCTAACAGTCAACTTACCTCAACTCTAATCCTTTATCTGGACTTGGAAGAAACATCGGCAAAACATGTTTAATGGTActgtaataatttttttttattcagGACATGCTTGTAGCATCAATAGATACATCATCAACTTCAGTGGAGTGGATGCTCTCGGAACTTCTCAAGAATCCTAATGTAatggaaaaactccaaaaagAGTTAGAAGAAGTGGTTGTCCTAGACAGAATGGTAGAAGAATCAGACTTAGACAAATTGAAATACTTAAACATGGTATTCAAGGAGTCATTTAGGTTACATGCTGCAGCCCCATTACTACTTCACGAAGCAATGGAAGATTGTATGGTAGATGATTTCTACATACAAAAAGGATCACAAGTTATTGTCAATTCATACTCAATTCATATGGATCCTAATGTTTGGCCTGAAGCTGATAAATTTTTGCCAGAAAGGTTTCTTGAAAGTAACGTAGACGTTCGTGGACGCGACTTTCAACTTTTACCATTTGGCTCCGGCAGAAGAAGTTGTCCGGGGATGCATTTGGCGTTAATTATTGTACGTCTGGTCGTCGCGCAATTAGTTCACTGCTTTGATTGGAAACTCCCAAATGGAATTCAGCCTAAGGATTTGGATATGACTGAGAAATTTGGTATTGTGACTGGTAGAGCCAAGAATTTGATGGCTATTCCTACTTATAGGCTACACAACTGATTTTGGGAAATAGTTTTTGGTACATCTAGTTTTATGACGTTTCACCTTGTAATAAAACACGTTAGTGTTTTGATTGAGTAACCTTTTTTGTGTGCACTTGTAATAGTACGGGAAAAACTAGAATAAATATGTTATCGTTTTTCGTTACTTCTAATAAATATATTTTAGAGGTGGAATCTTCTAGCTCTTCCTATTTGATCCAAAATCGATCAATCTAAGTGAGCTCCTTATGCTTCTGGTCCATATTGTTGTATGTTTTTCTAAGATTTGTGTATACCTCTTAAGAAAAATCTATAATAATAAACTTACGAGGTAAAGAGTGTTTGTCAAAATTATCTTTTATCTATCATTATAAATAAGGtggattttgagaaaaataataaatatttcttattttcTCTAACACGTCAAATATTTTAGGACAAATTCAATTGCTAGAAGATTAATATTTGGGACCAGAGGGAAAATTTTTCTATTGTAAGAGGAATGTATGTGTGTGTATAAATTTTTCATTATTTTACAAATTATTTGATTGCCTCATGTTTATCTGCTAAGATAGCATCTTGACTCCTATTAAGGTTGAAAATGATGAATCATCACTGAGATTTTCTACACAATATTATAATTCTCTATCTGTTCCACTTGAATTCATTTGGCATTAAAATATGCTTGTGACGGTTATGgttctaaataattaattaataatgtTATCCTAGTATAAGGACTGATGTTCGAATTGTTATACGACAAAAAGTAGAAGCAGTTCTTCACTCAACTGTCAGATTCTTCA
This sequence is a window from Nicotiana tomentosiformis chromosome 5, ASM39032v3, whole genome shotgun sequence. Protein-coding genes within it:
- the LOC104121297 gene encoding cytochrome P450 71AU50-like, coding for MAFMLPTVIFALVILFIFHKLLNIKNEKKLNIKNKKKLPPGPKGLPILGHLHLLGENPTQDFYKLSKKHGPIMYLKLGLVPTYVISSPESAEKILKTYDHVFASRPHNETAQYISYGQRNLIFSKYGAYWRNMRKLCTVHLLSNHKINSYRSTRSEEVALMIKSIKPSAQDGVVVDLSAKVSSLSANLSCLMVFGKKFMDEDLDKRGFKSLVQEVTHLAATPNLGDFFPFFGVIDIQGLTRRMKDISKVFDEFVEKIIDEHVQTTDQKKTKDFVDTMMSIMQSGEAEFQFDRRHVKAVLLDMLVASIDTSSTSVEWMLSELLKNPNVMEKLQKELEEVVVLDRMVEESDLDKLKYLNMVFKESFRLHAAAPLLLHEAMEDCMVDDFYIQKGSQVIVNSYSIHMDPNVWPEADKFLPERFLESNVDVRGRDFQLLPFGSGRRSCPGMHLALIIVRLVVAQLVHCFDWKLPNGIQPKDLDMTEKFGIVTGRAKNLMAIPTYRLHN